One genomic segment of Sparus aurata chromosome 24, fSpaAur1.1, whole genome shotgun sequence includes these proteins:
- the LOC115576769 gene encoding NLR family CARD domain-containing protein 3-like, with protein SNLQKKFQCVFEGIAKAGNPTLLNQIYTELYITEGGTAEVNDEHEVRQIETAFRKPHRPETTIRQEDIFKASPGRDEQIRTVMTKGVAGIGKTVLTQKFTLDWAEDKANQDIQFTFPFTFRELNVLKEKKFSLVELVHHFFTETKEICSFEEFQVVFIFGGLDEYRLPLDFHKTDILTDVRESTSVDVLLTNLIRGKLLPSAHLWITTRPAAANQIPPECVDMVTEVRGFIDPQKEEYFRKRFRDEEQARRIISHIKTSRSLHIMCHIPVFCWITATVLEDVLKTREGGELPKTLTEMYIHFLVVQSKVKNVKYDGGAETDPHWTPESRKMIESLGKLAFNQLQKGNLVFYESDLTECSINIRAASVYSGVFTQIFKEERGLYQDKVFCFVHLSVQEFLAALHVHLTFINSGVNLLSDEEQSTSWWSDVFGGKPTRFYQSAVDKALQCPNGHLDLFLRFLLGLSLKTNQNVLRGLLTQTGGSSKTNQETVQYMKKKISENLSPERSINLFHCLNELNDRSLVEEIQQSLSSGRLSTEKLSPAQWSALVFILLSSEKDLHVFDLKKYSASEEALLRLLPVVKASNKAL; from the coding sequence tctaaccttcagaagaagttccagtgtgtgtttgaggggatcgctaaagcaggaaacccaacccttctgaatcagatctacacagagctctacatcacagagggagggactgcagaggtcaatgatgagcatgaggtcagacagattgaaacagcattcaggaaaccacacagaccagaaacaacaatcagacaagaagacatctttaaagcctcacctggaagagacgaacaaatcagaacagtgatgacaaagggagtggctggcatcgggaaaacagtcttaacacagaagttcactctggactgggctgaagacaaagccaaccaggacatacagttcacatttccattcactttcagagagctgaatgtgctgaaagagaaaaagttcagcttggtggaacttgttcatcacttcttcactgaaaccaaagaaatctgcagctttgaagagttccaggttgtgttcatctttggtGGTCTGGATGAGtatcgacttcctctggacttccacaaaactgacatcctgactgatgttagagagtccacctcagtggatgtgctgctgacaaacctcatcagggggaaactgcttccctctgctcacctctggataaccacaagacctgcagcagccaatcagatccctcctgagtgtgttgacatggtgacagaggtcagagggtttatcgacccacagaaggaggagtacttcaggaagagattcagagatgaggagcaggccagaagaatcatctcccacatcaagacatcacgaagcctccacatcatgtgccacatcccagtcttctgctggatcactgctacagttctggaggatgtgttgaaaaccagagagggaggagagctgcccaagaccctgactgagatgtacatccacttcctggtggttcagtccaaagtgaaaaatgtcaagtatgatggaggagctgagacagatccacactggactccagagagcaggaagatgattgagtctctgggaaaacttgCTTTtaatcagctgcagaaaggaaacctggtcttctatgaatcagacctgacagagtgtagCATcaatatcagagcagcctcagtgtactcaggagtgttcacacagatctttaaagaggagagaggactgtaccaggacaaggtgttctgctttgtccatctgagtgttcaggagtttctggctgctcttcatgtccatctgacgttcatcaactctggagtcaatctaCTGTCAGATGAAGAGCAGTCAACATCCTGGTGGTCTGACGTCTTTGGAGGCAAACCAACACgtttctaccagagtgctgtggacaaggccttacaGTGTCCAAATGGACACTTGGACTTGTTCCTTCGCTTCCTCCTTGGTCTTTCACTGAAGACCAATCAGAATGTCCTCCGAGGTCTgctgacacagacaggtggaagcTCAAAaaccaatcaggaaacagtccagtacatgaagaagaagatcagtgagaatctttctccagagagaagcatcaatctgttccactgtctgaatgaactgaacgatcgttctctagtggaggagatccaacagtccctgagttcaggacgtctctccacagaaaaactgtctcctgctcagtggtcagctctggtcttcatcttactgtcatcagaaaaagatctgcatgtgtttgacctgaagaaatactctgcttcagaggaggctcttctgaggctgctgccagtggtcaaagcctccaacaaagctctgtaa